In Rutidosis leptorrhynchoides isolate AG116_Rl617_1_P2 chromosome 2, CSIRO_AGI_Rlap_v1, whole genome shotgun sequence, one genomic interval encodes:
- the LOC139892742 gene encoding nuclear intron maturase 4, mitochondrial yields the protein MIMICISKLTNSFNLISLNLSLVVLHTGRRYVGHSVDPSLKSANNGNNISSIDKMSLASNLSSLVLESSSVSPKKTMNRVEIKRFLEFRIKKRVKEQFKDGKFHNLLDKVIANPYTLQDAYNSIRVNSKVDLATDSDDINFDSLADELASGKFNISSNVYSISTKGANKETLVLPNLKLNVIQEAIRIALEVVYKPHYSKVSHGCRTGRGQSSALKYICKEIVNPDWWFRLVLKKKVDTLILSKLISTMESKVEDPRLYAIIRCMFDAGVLNVEFGGFAKGHGLPQEGVLSPILLNVYLDLFDREIHNLSMKFEVLDTPNDGQFDEKSKLRSWFRRQMGPSQRNEVNNSGVRVHCCRLMDEILVVVKGSKDVSLALSSEIETFMQQFLYLEFDSKIEILPCNDPRGVKFLGNIVKKTVKESPAVKAVHKLKEKVELFALQKQEAWDEGTIRIGKKVLGHGFKKVKESEIKQLADKNSLLSQLSCFRKSGMETDHWYKVLLKIWMQDTYLKNAYIDTEESILSKFITEKSLPNDLKESFYTFQNHAKKYISSETESILTLLPESSKSVSITEVAAPIKGVKMCLQRYGILNHRGYPCACHMLVLLDHDHIIDWFSGLVYRWLRWYDSCDNFVEMKLIITEIVRRSCVLTLATKYALHESEIEQKFDSDLSRLPLAEDFENESVKEILESQSVCYDEGLLYGINYSGLCLLSLARIVSESRPCCCFVIGCSAAAPFVYTIHVMQKQKFPVWKTGFSSCIHPSLHGRRIGLCRQHVKDLFIGHISLQSISFGQWR from the exons ATGATAATGATCTGTATCAGCAAACTTACAAACAGTTTCAATCTCATTTCCCTCAATCTTTCACTTGTTGTTCTTCACACAG GAAGAAGATATGTTGGTCATTCGGTGGATCCATCTTTAAAATCTGCTAATAATGGAAACAACATTAGTAGCATTGACAAAATGTCATTGGCTAGCAACCTATCTTCTTTGGTTCTAGAGTCTTCATCAGTTAGTCCGAAAAAAACAATGAACCGGGTTGAGATAAAAAGGTTTCTCGAGTTTCGCATAAAGAAAAGGGTCAAGGAACAATTTAAAGATGGAAAATTTCATAATCTACTTGACAAAGTAATTGCTAATCCGTATACCCTTCAAGACGCTTACAATAGTATTAGGGTCAACTCAAAAGTTGACTTAGCAACGGACAGTGACGATATCAACTTTGACTCTCTAGCAGATGAATTAGCCTCTGGTAAATTTAATATCAGCTCCAATGTATATTCTATTTCAACAAAGGGAGCCAACAAAGAAACGCTCGTGCTTCCGAATCTTAAATTGAATGTAATTCAAGAAGCAATTAGAATAGCATTAGAAGTTGTTTACAAACCTCATTATTCTAAAGTATCACATGGGTGCCGAACTGGAAGGGGTCAATCTTCAGCTTTGAAGTACATTTGTAAAGAAATTGTGAATCCCGATTGGTGGTTTCGTTTGGTACTTAAGAAAAAGGTTGACACTTTGATTTTGTCTAAGCTTATATCAACAATGGAGAGTAAAGTTGAAGATCCAAGACTATACGCTATTATTCGTTGCATGTTCGATGCTGGAGTTTTAAATGTGGAGTTTGGAGGGTTTGCTAAAGGCCATGGTCTCCCACAAGAAGGTGTGCTGTCACCAATTTTATTGAATGTATATCTTGACCTTTTTGACCGTGAGATTCATAATTTATCAATGAAATTTGAAGTTCTTGATACACCAAATGATGGTCAATTTGATGAAAAGTCAAAGCTGCGTAGCTGGTTTAGGAGACAGATGGGACCCAGTCAAAGAAACGAAGTAAATAATTCGGGAGTTAGGGTACATTGTTGTCGGTTAATGGATGAAATTCTTGTAGTCGTTAAGGGTTCAAAAGATGTGAGTCTAGCTTTAAGTTCTGAGATTGAAACTTTCATGCAACAGTTTCTTTATTTGGAATTTGATAGTAAGATAGAGATACTGCCGTGCAATGACCCTCGAGGTGTTAAATTTTTAGGAAACATTGTAAAGAAGACTGTCAAAGAAAGTCCTGCAGTCAAAGCGGTTCACAAATTAAAGGAAAAAGTCGAGTTATTTGCGTTACAAAAACAAGAGGCATGGGATGAAGGGACTATCAGAATTGGTAAAAAAGTGTTGGGTCATGGATTCAAAAAAGTCAAAGAATCGGAAATCAAACAGCTTGCTGACAAGAATTCGCTTTTGAGTCAGTTATCTTGTTTTCGTAAATCTGGAATGGAAACGGATCACTGGTATAAAGTGTTACTTAAGATATGGATGCAAGACACATATTTGAAAAATGCATATATTGACACTGAAGAATCTATTTTATCCAAGTTTATAACTGAAAAATCACTACCGAATGACCTAAAAGAGTCGTTTTATACGTTTCAAAATCATGCTAAAAAATACATTTCTTCGGAGACCGAATCTATCCTAACCCTTTTGCCCGAATCTAGTAAATCAGTTTCCATCACTGAAGTTGCTGCCCCGATAAAGGGTGTAAAAATGTGTCTCCAACGATATGGAATATTAAATCATCGAGGATACCCATGTGCTTGTCACATGCTCGTTTTACTAGACCATGATCATATTATCGATTGGTTTTCAGGATTAGTTTATCGGTGGCTTAGATGGTATGACTCGTGTGATAATTTTGTTGAAATGAAGCTGATTATCACTGAAATAGTCAGGAGATCTTGTGTGCTTACACTAGCAACGAAGTACGCATTACATGAGTCTGAAATAGAGCAGAAATTTGATTCAGATTTGAGCAGACTCCCGTTAGCCGAAGATTTTGAAAATGAATCTGTTAAGGAGATTTTGGAATCTCAAAGTGTTTGTTACGACGAGGGATTATTGTATGGGATTAATTATAGTGGTTTGTGTTTACTATCATTAGCAAGAATAGTAAGTGAATCTCGACCGTGTTGTTGTTTTGTAATCGGGTGTTCGGCTGCTGCTCCATTTGTTTATACTATTCATGTAATGCAAAAACAAAAGTTTCCTGTTTGGAAAACGGGATTTTCTAGCTGTATTCATCCGAGTTTACATGGAAGGCGAATTGGGTTATGCAGGCAACATGTAAAGGATCTGTTTATTGGGCATATATCTCTTCAATCTATTTCTTTTGGTCAATGGAGATGA